A genomic region of Dactylococcopsis salina PCC 8305 contains the following coding sequences:
- a CDS encoding MAPEG family protein: protein METSTQAVLLYSLAGGAILIYLPFFAVGWGRLQVGYDYQSPRAMLEKLPAYAKRATWAHQNGFESFTFYAPAAISAYVTQVDSQLALSVAIAYVIARFFYPIFYITNIAPARSLMFAIGSLSSMILYGLSILEINSSL from the coding sequence ATGGAAACTTCTACTCAGGCTGTACTACTCTACTCCTTGGCGGGAGGGGCAATATTAATTTATCTGCCCTTTTTCGCCGTCGGGTGGGGGCGTTTACAAGTCGGTTACGACTATCAATCTCCTCGCGCTATGTTGGAGAAATTACCCGCCTATGCCAAACGAGCCACTTGGGCGCATCAAAATGGATTTGAATCCTTTACTTTTTACGCACCAGCGGCGATTAGCGCCTATGTGACACAGGTTGATTCTCAGTTGGCCTTGTCGGTGGCGATTGCTTATGTCATTGCTCGTTTCTTCTATCCGATTTTTTATATTACCAATATTGCACCCGCGCGATCGCTCATGTTTGCGATCGGGTCGCTGAGTAGTATGATTTTATATGGTTTAAGCATTCTAGAAATTAACTCCTCACTTTAA
- a CDS encoding DUF6464 family protein yields the protein MELDSLPTEIILNHPRQSLGKIQLDSQPQPGQHIELNGETYRILERHHHYQYKVGGYRLEKMSVYVQSAQRPDEITYLEGKWVIGDITCEYNARSELLRCAVNPEGPCEGCQHYQPQ from the coding sequence ATGGAGTTAGATTCACTTCCCACTGAAATTATTTTGAATCATCCTCGTCAGTCTTTGGGGAAAATTCAACTTGATTCTCAACCACAACCCGGACAACATATCGAACTGAATGGTGAAACTTACCGCATTTTAGAACGCCACCATCATTATCAATACAAGGTGGGAGGATATCGGCTGGAAAAAATGTCGGTTTATGTTCAATCCGCACAACGTCCCGACGAAATTACCTATCTAGAAGGAAAATGGGTCATCGGCGACATTACTTGTGAGTATAACGCTCGATCGGAGCTTTTGCGCTGTGCGGTCAACCCAGAAGGGCCTTGCGAAGGATGTCAACACTATCAACCGCAATAA
- the cysS gene encoding cysteine--tRNA ligase, with protein sequence MTLTVFNSLTSREEPFIPIEANKIRMYCCGITVYDYCHLGHGRTCLIWDVVRRYLRWRGYEVRYVQNFTDIDDKILKRAQTEGVTMETISERFINAYFEDMERLGIEKADHYPRATHTLDGIKKLVSELESKGYAYPSEGDVYYSVRKFPEYGKLSKRKLEDLQAGASGRLEETDPDAPKKRDSFDFALWKAAKPNEPSYPSPWGNGRPGWHIECSAMVKEELGETIDIHVGGGDLMFPHHENEIAQSEAATGKPLARYWLHNGMVKIAGEKMSKSLGNFVTLRDLLDKIDPMVVRLFILQAHYRKPLDFTDEGLEAAKNGWNTLREGLLFKDNYGTKLGWEDTLPNQSDEEIKQRFADVVDDDFNFAGGLAIIFELAKELRKEGNLFVHQGKTEISSQELAVKWQTLTELATVFGLKTEAAAVTETTSESGLSDEAVESLIEQRAAARKAKNFAEADRIRDELETDNITLIDQPGGETRWYRE encoded by the coding sequence ATGACCTTAACCGTATTCAACAGCTTAACCAGTCGTGAAGAACCATTTATTCCCATCGAAGCGAACAAAATTCGGATGTACTGCTGTGGCATCACCGTGTATGATTATTGCCATCTAGGTCACGGACGCACTTGTTTAATTTGGGATGTGGTTCGTCGCTACTTACGCTGGCGAGGCTATGAAGTGCGGTATGTCCAGAATTTTACCGATATTGATGATAAAATCCTCAAACGCGCCCAAACTGAAGGGGTGACGATGGAAACCATTTCCGAACGTTTCATCAACGCTTATTTTGAAGATATGGAACGTTTAGGGATTGAAAAAGCAGATCACTATCCTCGCGCCACTCATACCCTTGATGGGATTAAAAAACTGGTTTCAGAATTAGAAAGCAAAGGCTATGCTTATCCTTCCGAGGGAGATGTTTATTATTCCGTGCGAAAATTCCCCGAATATGGGAAACTCTCGAAACGGAAACTAGAAGACTTACAAGCAGGGGCGAGTGGTCGGCTGGAAGAAACTGATCCAGATGCCCCGAAAAAGCGTGATTCCTTTGATTTTGCCCTCTGGAAAGCCGCTAAACCCAATGAACCTTCCTATCCTTCACCTTGGGGAAATGGTCGCCCTGGTTGGCATATCGAATGTTCGGCAATGGTGAAAGAAGAATTGGGAGAAACCATTGATATTCATGTCGGTGGCGGTGACTTGATGTTCCCTCACCACGAAAATGAGATCGCCCAATCAGAAGCAGCAACGGGAAAACCGTTAGCCCGTTATTGGTTACATAATGGCATGGTTAAAATTGCTGGAGAAAAGATGTCCAAGTCTTTGGGAAATTTTGTCACCCTTCGTGATTTATTGGACAAAATTGATCCGATGGTGGTGCGATTATTTATTCTTCAAGCACATTATCGCAAGCCTTTAGATTTTACCGATGAAGGGTTAGAGGCGGCGAAAAATGGTTGGAATACCTTACGGGAAGGGTTGTTGTTTAAGGATAACTATGGGACAAAATTGGGATGGGAAGATACGCTTCCCAATCAAAGTGATGAAGAGATTAAACAACGGTTTGCTGATGTTGTCGATGATGACTTTAATTTTGCGGGTGGTTTAGCGATTATATTTGAATTAGCGAAGGAGTTACGGAAAGAGGGGAATTTATTTGTCCATCAAGGGAAAACGGAGATTTCCTCTCAAGAATTAGCTGTAAAATGGCAGACTTTGACGGAATTAGCGACGGTGTTTGGTTTGAAAACTGAAGCCGCCGCCGTCACGGAAACGACTTCTGAATCGGGTTTGAGTGATGAGGCGGTTGAATCTTTAATTGAACAGCGTGCGGCAGCCCGTAAAGCGAAAAACTTCGCCGAAGCCGATCGAATTCGGGATGAGTTAGAAACTGATAATATTACTTTAATTGATCAACCTGGGGGAGAAACTCGTTGGTATCGAGAATGA
- a CDS encoding CobW family GTP-binding protein, producing METVNSQVNATGKMEAPKLGLPVTIITGFLGSGKTTLLNQILSNNQGLKTAVLVNEFGEIGIDNELIVQSDDSMVELNNGCICCTINTDLVEAVYKVLEREEKIDYLVVETTGLADPLPVALTFLSSELRDMTRMDSIVTVVDCANFSLDLFNSEAAYSQISYGDIILMNKTDLVPESQVEALENRIRSMKEGARLVRTQNANVPLPLILSVGLFESDQYFNPDDDHDHDHHHDHHHDHHHHDHDHDHDHHSHHLDNDGFVSLSFQSDKPFSIRKFQSFLDNELPESVFRAKGILWFEESPDRHIFHLSGKRFSIEDDDWKGEPSNQLVLIGQNLDLATLQKQLEDCLATAA from the coding sequence ATGGAAACAGTAAACTCGCAGGTGAACGCTACAGGAAAGATGGAAGCGCCGAAGTTGGGCTTACCTGTCACTATCATCACAGGTTTTTTAGGCAGTGGCAAGACGACTCTCCTCAATCAGATTTTAAGTAATAATCAGGGCTTAAAAACAGCGGTTTTGGTCAATGAGTTTGGGGAGATTGGCATTGATAATGAATTGATTGTTCAATCCGATGACAGTATGGTGGAGTTGAATAATGGTTGTATTTGCTGCACGATTAATACTGATTTGGTGGAGGCGGTTTATAAGGTTTTAGAACGAGAGGAAAAAATTGATTATTTAGTGGTAGAAACGACGGGTTTGGCTGATCCGTTACCAGTGGCTTTAACCTTCCTCAGTTCGGAATTACGAGACATGACTCGTATGGATTCGATTGTTACGGTGGTGGATTGTGCGAATTTTAGTCTGGATTTGTTTAATAGTGAGGCGGCTTATAGTCAGATTTCTTATGGGGATATTATTCTGATGAATAAGACGGATTTAGTGCCAGAATCTCAGGTGGAGGCGCTAGAAAATCGCATCCGTAGTATGAAAGAAGGGGCGAGATTAGTTCGTACTCAAAATGCTAATGTTCCGCTTCCTTTGATTCTCAGTGTTGGTTTGTTTGAGTCGGATCAGTATTTTAATCCTGATGATGATCACGACCATGATCATCACCATGATCATCACCATGATCATCACCATCACGACCATGATCACGACCATGATCATCATTCCCATCATTTAGATAATGATGGTTTTGTTTCTTTATCATTCCAAAGTGACAAGCCGTTTTCGATTCGGAAGTTTCAATCTTTTCTCGATAATGAGTTACCTGAAAGTGTTTTTCGCGCGAAAGGGATTCTCTGGTTTGAAGAAAGTCCCGATCGACATATTTTTCATCTTAGTGGAAAGCGGTTCTCGATCGAGGATGATGATTGGAAAGGCGAACCCAGTAACCAATTAGTTTTAATTGGTCAAAATCTCGATTTAGCCACGTTACAAAAACAACTAGAAGACTGTCTAGCAACCGCTGCTTAA